In the genome of Mucilaginibacter defluvii, one region contains:
- a CDS encoding heavy metal translocating P-type ATPase, with translation MKKQEKKPATPENQQDHAQDRKAAAQSVTKAKKAQTDKKGHVHSDDEEDGAHEHGGIFGKNTEMIFAILCGVFLASGWGLSFISNISPTVSLVLYIIACFFGGYFTTKEAVEKIAKGGFEIDFLMLVAAIGAGILGKWLEGALLLFLFSLGHALENYAMAKARKSIEALTSLAPPTALVIRDGQQVEVRIEELQLGEVIVIKPNSKIPADGVVVKGEGSVNQAPITGESVPVDKRPVPDPDKDYSEDSKIKAEHRVFAGTINGGSAMEVKVIREAKDSTISRLVKMVNEAEKQKSPTQMFTDRFQRYFVPAVLILVVLLCFAFLVIDEPFSKSFYRAMSVLVAASPCALAIGTPSAVLSGVARAAKGGVLIKGGRPLEDLGELNAIAFDKTGTLTEGKPKLTKVVPLNNTTEEDLLEVVIAVEKLSDHPLAEAIVKGGMEKLKKGHQIPEAKNVKGIVGRGVQAEIGSKKVQIGNKALFGDSLPEQFEKQVSELEETGNTSMIVKHGDDYIGIIALMDTPRKEAKKVIQELSALGIRKMVMLTGDNQQVAEAVAKEVGVTEAWGNLMPEDKVAAVQKLDRSEKKVAMVGDGVNDAPAMAKSTVGIAMGAAGSDVALETADIALMGDKLETLPFAIGLSRMSRGIIKQNLWISLGIVGMLIPLTILGIASIGPAVIVHEGSTLLVVFNALRLLAYKK, from the coding sequence ATGAAAAAGCAAGAAAAGAAGCCGGCCACGCCGGAAAACCAACAGGATCACGCGCAGGACAGGAAGGCTGCGGCGCAATCTGTGACCAAAGCGAAGAAAGCGCAAACGGACAAGAAGGGGCACGTGCACAGTGATGATGAAGAAGATGGCGCTCATGAGCACGGCGGCATTTTCGGTAAGAACACGGAGATGATCTTTGCGATCCTTTGTGGCGTTTTCCTGGCGTCCGGCTGGGGGCTTTCCTTTATCAGCAACATCTCACCGACGGTCAGCCTGGTCCTCTATATCATTGCCTGCTTCTTTGGCGGGTACTTTACCACTAAAGAAGCTGTAGAAAAGATCGCCAAGGGCGGCTTCGAGATCGACTTCCTGATGCTGGTCGCAGCGATCGGTGCAGGTATACTGGGGAAATGGCTGGAAGGCGCTTTATTGCTTTTTCTGTTCAGCCTGGGCCATGCACTGGAAAATTATGCTATGGCCAAAGCACGCAAATCCATCGAGGCCTTAACCAGCCTGGCCCCACCCACGGCCCTGGTCATCCGGGATGGTCAGCAGGTCGAAGTAAGGATCGAGGAACTCCAGTTAGGCGAAGTGATCGTCATCAAACCGAACAGCAAGATCCCGGCAGACGGCGTGGTCGTTAAAGGCGAGGGCAGCGTGAACCAGGCACCGATCACGGGGGAAAGTGTGCCGGTCGATAAAAGACCTGTGCCCGATCCGGACAAAGATTACAGTGAGGATAGTAAGATCAAAGCGGAACACCGCGTATTCGCCGGGACGATCAATGGCGGCTCCGCGATGGAGGTCAAGGTGATCCGGGAAGCTAAAGATTCGACGATCAGCCGTTTGGTCAAGATGGTGAATGAAGCGGAGAAACAAAAATCACCGACGCAAATGTTCACCGACAGGTTTCAGCGTTATTTCGTGCCTGCGGTGCTGATCCTGGTCGTTCTGCTGTGTTTCGCGTTCCTGGTGATCGATGAGCCGTTCAGTAAAAGTTTCTACCGTGCGATGTCGGTACTGGTCGCCGCCAGCCCTTGTGCACTGGCCATCGGTACGCCGAGTGCCGTATTAAGTGGTGTTGCCCGGGCGGCAAAAGGCGGTGTGCTGATCAAAGGCGGGCGTCCGCTGGAAGACCTGGGCGAACTGAATGCGATCGCGTTCGATAAGACGGGTACGCTGACCGAAGGCAAGCCGAAATTGACCAAGGTCGTCCCACTGAACAATACAACAGAGGAAGATCTGCTGGAAGTGGTGATCGCGGTTGAAAAGCTGAGCGACCACCCGCTGGCCGAAGCCATTGTCAAAGGCGGCATGGAGAAACTCAAAAAAGGCCATCAGATCCCTGAGGCCAAAAATGTCAAAGGCATTGTCGGCCGGGGCGTACAGGCAGAGATCGGCAGTAAAAAGGTTCAGATCGGTAATAAAGCCTTGTTCGGTGATAGCCTGCCGGAACAATTTGAAAAGCAGGTCAGCGAACTGGAAGAGACCGGCAATACTTCGATGATCGTCAAGCATGGCGATGACTATATCGGCATTATCGCCCTGATGGATACGCCACGGAAAGAAGCGAAAAAGGTCATCCAGGAACTGAGTGCATTGGGCATCCGCAAAATGGTGATGCTGACCGGTGATAATCAACAGGTGGCGGAGGCTGTGGCCAAAGAGGTCGGTGTGACCGAAGCCTGGGGTAACCTGATGCCGGAAGATAAAGTTGCAGCCGTGCAAAAGCTTGACCGTTCTGAAAAGAAGGTCGCCATGGTCGGCGATGGTGTGAACGACGCGCCGGCAATGGCCAAAAGCACGGTAGGTATCGCGATGGGCGCTGCCGGGTCGGATGTGGCCTTGGAAACGGCTGACATCGCCCTCATGGGCGATAAACTGGAAACCCTGCCGTTCGCGATCGGCTTGAGCCGGATGTCACGGGGCATCATCAAACAGAACCTGTGGATCAGCCTGGGCATTGTCGGTATGCTGATCCCGCTGACCATCCTGGGGATCGCTTCGATCGGTCCGGCCGTGATCGTGCATGAAGGTTCTACATTGCTGGTCGTTTTTAATGCATTAAGGCTTTTGGCTTATAAAAAATAA
- a CDS encoding divalent metal cation transporter yields MMWRKVKKFFSALGPGLVTGASDDDPSGIATYSQAGAKYGLATLWTVIITFPLMAAIQEMCARIGLVTSVGLTTTLKKHYPRPVLYLMILFSVPAIILNIGADIASMGAVANLLFPSVAPIWFSLVFTALLLIVIIFLPYAKFVNVLKYLCLVLLLYIIVPFLTRPDWSEVLHHLFLPRITADREQIGMLVAILGTTISPYLFFWQTNMVAEDVKVIRKQVMVNKRMIIVAGNEADPRAREKRVMGLLLQKMGLDVNLGMLLSNVIMFFIILTAGTALFPKGVRNIETVEQAAQALRPVAGDLSYLLFAAGVIGTGALAIPVLGGCLSYIVSEALGWKGDLDKKFDRAKGFYGVIIVALLLGLLINYLGISPVQALLYTALLYGVTSPVIIAIILHLANNKKIMGEHTNSRWSNFLGGITLILMTLSAVLLVYFQFFNRS; encoded by the coding sequence ATGATGTGGCGTAAGGTCAAAAAATTTTTCAGTGCCCTGGGGCCGGGGCTGGTCACAGGTGCGAGTGACGATGACCCTTCAGGCATCGCGACCTACTCACAGGCCGGCGCAAAATATGGCCTTGCCACGCTGTGGACGGTCATTATTACCTTTCCGCTGATGGCGGCTATACAGGAAATGTGCGCGCGCATCGGTCTGGTCACCTCTGTGGGACTGACCACCACGCTGAAAAAGCATTATCCCAGACCGGTCCTTTACCTGATGATCCTGTTCAGTGTTCCCGCGATCATCCTGAATATCGGGGCGGATATCGCCAGTATGGGGGCGGTCGCCAATCTGTTGTTCCCTTCAGTTGCGCCGATCTGGTTCAGCTTGGTCTTTACGGCCCTGCTGCTGATCGTGATCATCTTTCTGCCCTATGCCAAATTCGTCAACGTGCTGAAGTATCTCTGCCTGGTGCTGTTGTTGTACATCATCGTGCCTTTTTTGACCCGGCCCGATTGGTCTGAGGTTCTGCATCATTTGTTCCTGCCCCGGATCACTGCGGACCGGGAGCAGATCGGCATGCTGGTCGCGATCCTGGGAACGACCATTTCCCCTTACCTTTTCTTTTGGCAGACCAATATGGTGGCTGAAGATGTCAAGGTCATCCGGAAACAGGTGATGGTCAACAAACGCATGATCATCGTGGCAGGGAATGAGGCCGATCCCAGAGCCCGTGAAAAACGGGTCATGGGCCTGCTCCTTCAAAAGATGGGTTTGGATGTCAATCTGGGCATGCTTTTATCGAATGTGATCATGTTCTTTATCATCCTGACCGCAGGTACGGCTTTGTTCCCTAAAGGTGTCCGTAATATCGAGACCGTTGAACAGGCGGCCCAGGCCCTGCGGCCCGTGGCCGGTGATCTTTCTTACCTGTTGTTCGCCGCCGGGGTCATCGGCACCGGGGCGCTCGCGATCCCGGTGTTGGGGGGCTGCTTGTCCTACATCGTATCGGAAGCGTTAGGCTGGAAAGGCGACCTGGATAAAAAGTTCGATCGTGCGAAAGGTTTCTACGGTGTGATCATCGTTGCCTTGTTGTTGGGCCTGCTGATCAATTATCTCGGTATCAGCCCGGTGCAGGCGCTCTTATATACCGCCTTGTTATATGGGGTGACCTCTCCGGTCATTATCGCGATCATCCTCCACCTGGCCAATAACAAAAAGATCATGGGAGAACATACCAATTCCCGCTGGTCGAATTTCCTGGGCGGGATCACGCTGATCCTGATGACGCTTTCTGCGGTGCTGCTCGTTTATTTTCAATTTTTTAACAGATCATGA
- the rseP gene encoding RIP metalloprotease RseP has product MTEIFIMTLQFLAALSLIVFVHESGHFLAARAFGIRVKKFYLFFDAFGKSLLRFRHRGTTFGLGWLPLGGYVALAGANGGAEDDEDVPEHERYDGRPVWQRVVVMSSGVLMNLLFALLTYSSLSLIYGRTPIAGIGNGSVVLPGKLGRDAGLKAGDQVRSVDEAPVIYEDELFSTRLLRGNTILTVVRKQGNDRVHLHIAVAPRTMQLIAEKGFNQFYSVRAGLQLDSVLTNIELSRNEGLKGSRLIAINNDPVRSLADLSISLKTDKKRELYLTVIRNGRTSILPAHRDKDGHLAFSLNDRTPVIPPMNIGRSLRAGATRTWHAVAVNAQGFGQLINGEVRPGDAMFGPLRLATLFGRHYDGRRFWELMAVMSLAIAVFNLLPLLPLDGGAIGLLVWEAVFKRPVSLPVMQILQLTGMLLILLLTLFVFFNDIRTFI; this is encoded by the coding sequence ATGACCGAGATCTTTATCATGACCCTGCAATTCCTGGCCGCGCTTTCCCTGATCGTGTTCGTGCATGAATCGGGGCATTTTCTGGCGGCACGTGCTTTCGGGATACGCGTCAAAAAATTCTACCTGTTCTTCGACGCTTTCGGGAAAAGCTTGTTGCGCTTCCGTCACCGCGGGACGACCTTCGGACTAGGCTGGTTACCGCTGGGTGGATACGTCGCGCTTGCCGGGGCTAACGGCGGCGCAGAGGATGATGAAGATGTCCCGGAACATGAACGCTATGACGGGCGACCTGTCTGGCAGCGTGTGGTGGTCATGAGCAGCGGAGTATTGATGAACCTACTTTTTGCCCTGCTCACCTACAGTTCACTTTCGCTCATCTATGGCCGCACCCCGATAGCCGGTATCGGTAACGGGTCGGTTGTATTGCCCGGAAAACTCGGCCGGGACGCGGGCCTGAAGGCCGGCGACCAGGTACGGTCCGTTGACGAGGCTCCTGTGATCTATGAGGATGAGCTGTTCAGTACACGTCTGCTACGGGGCAACACGATCCTGACGGTCGTTAGAAAACAGGGAAATGACCGGGTTCACCTGCACATCGCCGTTGCACCCCGGACCATGCAGCTGATCGCGGAAAAAGGGTTCAATCAATTCTATTCGGTCCGGGCGGGCCTGCAGTTGGATTCGGTCCTGACGAACATTGAACTTTCCCGGAACGAAGGCCTGAAAGGATCCCGGCTGATCGCGATCAACAACGACCCCGTCCGTTCTTTAGCGGACCTGTCCATCAGTCTCAAGACGGATAAAAAACGGGAGCTTTACCTGACCGTGATCAGGAATGGCCGGACGAGCATTCTGCCTGCACACCGTGACAAGGACGGGCATCTTGCATTCAGCCTCAACGATCGGACACCTGTCATACCCCCGATGAACATCGGCCGTTCCTTGCGTGCGGGCGCGACCAGGACCTGGCATGCGGTCGCAGTGAACGCCCAGGGTTTCGGACAACTGATCAACGGGGAGGTCAGACCAGGCGATGCCATGTTCGGACCGTTGCGGCTCGCGACACTGTTTGGCAGGCATTATGACGGTCGCCGTTTCTGGGAATTAATGGCCGTCATGTCACTGGCGATCGCGGTATTCAATCTTTTGCCCTTGCTGCCGCTTGACGGTGGAGCGATCGGGCTGCTGGTCTGGGAGGCCGTGTTCAAAAGGCCTGTCAGCCTGCCCGTTATGCAGATCCTTCAATTAACGGGGATGCTGCTGATCCTCCTCCTGACCTTATTCGTCTTTTTTAACGACATACGCACCTTTATCTGA
- a CDS encoding HD domain-containing protein, protein MDLITKTQDHVTAIFKKKLPAGMAFHHIGHTRTVVAGIRMLTAGVFLNEWERHAVLIAGWFHDTGYCYTYEGHEAISMTLAGDFLRAEGRSENFIKLVYDCIRATQMPQTPQTLLQMIICDADMLHLSRPDYLEKAAMLRLEWEFICKRTYTDDAWTQLNYDHLMSHQYFTDMGKLEWSAGKERNLRLLERQLPEQDL, encoded by the coding sequence ATGGACCTGATCACTAAGACCCAAGATCACGTGACCGCGATCTTCAAAAAGAAATTGCCTGCCGGGATGGCATTCCACCATATCGGCCATACCCGTACCGTCGTGGCGGGGATCAGAATGCTGACAGCCGGCGTTTTTCTCAACGAATGGGAGCGCCACGCGGTATTGATCGCAGGCTGGTTCCACGACACCGGTTACTGCTACACCTATGAAGGGCACGAAGCGATCAGTATGACCCTCGCAGGGGATTTCCTGCGTGCGGAGGGTCGTAGTGAAAATTTCATTAAGCTGGTCTATGATTGTATTAGGGCAACGCAAATGCCCCAAACGCCGCAGACACTCTTGCAGATGATCATTTGCGACGCCGATATGCTGCACCTGTCCCGTCCGGATTACCTGGAAAAAGCCGCAATGCTCCGTTTGGAATGGGAGTTCATTTGCAAGAGGACCTATACGGATGATGCCTGGACACAGCTGAATTATGACCACCTGATGTCGCATCAGTATTTCACAGATATGGGCAAACTCGAATGGAGCGCGGGAAAAGAGCGCAACCTTCGCTTGCTGGAACGCCAATTACCGGAGCAGGATCTGTGA
- a CDS encoding TonB-dependent receptor, with amino-acid sequence MKYLYTFIICLYTLSAFSQTIKGTVKTTTGTPVPSVTINVLNTNKTTVSDQEGKFSIVSTKGHYQLSFTAIGYATQFKTVVIGDQAAVEVSVQLLSTDKQLNEVLVSAERREQEVQKVPAAITVLDAKQIRDYRLWDITNLTALAPNLFTVEHGNSAASNFFNIRGVMGFSNEQAVATYVDGVYQFDYFSAPVQFGDIQSIEILRGPQGTLYGRNAFGGVVNITTKQPGNKTSGYAEMTLGNYGQQRYTASLSGPVIADKLFAGGSFTYNHRGAIYYNEFTQSGFDRREDYSGNFNLRYLPSANWALAWNAKVENDNDRGSFPWVGSYDEVLAKPYRVNTNNTNVERRKNYNTSLAVNHYGKYFNFTSVSSYIDWRAYYEGTGVDYDFSPLNALSTAPDQRQHVFTQEVRFTSPSASESRLKWVAGAYGFVQNTRMNAPTFYGPDYAVFDPGADAPFTMTNISRGNNKGYAFFGQATYALTDKLDLTAGIRYDRENRKLTQRTDYQKDPAPVTNLTPERYYLAGFHAFTPKVVLSYKLQDDMLLYGSYARGFRAGGLNTNAADPAQVPYEPESSDNYEIGWKNRFFNNRLKLNLTAFYLKQHNQQISTAMDGINALILNVGEMHNKGLELEVTALPLKGLQLDWNASYSYARYTSLLLYSNEAKAVVDFKGGQPINTPPVSSMLAAQYTYDLAGNKYGLAVFARAEFRHLGRYYFDFINALSQPAYSLFNFKAGISARRFELNGWMRNATNEKYVAYGSFGSFLLGSPRTYGTTLIYKF; translated from the coding sequence ATGAAATATCTATATACCTTTATTATCTGCTTATATACCCTGTCTGCATTCAGCCAGACCATTAAAGGGACCGTAAAAACAACAACGGGAACTCCCGTGCCTTCTGTAACCATCAACGTCCTGAACACCAACAAGACGACCGTTTCCGATCAGGAGGGCAAATTCTCCATCGTTTCAACAAAAGGCCATTACCAATTGTCCTTCACTGCCATCGGTTATGCCACACAATTCAAGACCGTTGTGATCGGCGATCAGGCGGCCGTTGAGGTGAGTGTGCAGCTCCTGAGCACCGATAAGCAGTTGAACGAAGTGCTGGTGAGCGCCGAACGACGGGAACAGGAGGTCCAGAAAGTACCTGCCGCGATCACGGTCCTTGATGCCAAACAGATCAGGGACTACCGCCTGTGGGACATCACCAACCTGACGGCGCTGGCCCCGAACCTTTTCACTGTGGAACATGGCAACAGCGCCGCCTCGAACTTTTTCAATATCCGTGGGGTCATGGGTTTTTCGAATGAACAGGCCGTGGCCACCTATGTCGATGGCGTGTACCAGTTCGACTACTTTTCTGCCCCTGTCCAGTTCGGTGACATTCAAAGCATCGAGATCTTACGGGGGCCGCAAGGCACGCTGTATGGCCGTAATGCCTTTGGCGGCGTGGTGAACATCACCACGAAACAACCGGGCAATAAAACCTCGGGTTATGCGGAAATGACCCTGGGCAATTACGGGCAGCAACGCTATACTGCCAGTCTTTCGGGGCCGGTCATCGCTGATAAATTATTCGCGGGTGGCTCCTTTACCTATAACCACCGTGGTGCTATTTATTACAACGAGTTCACCCAAAGCGGCTTCGACCGGCGGGAGGACTATTCAGGCAACTTTAATCTGCGCTACCTGCCTTCTGCCAACTGGGCGCTGGCATGGAATGCGAAAGTGGAGAACGATAATGACCGGGGCAGTTTCCCCTGGGTCGGGTCCTACGATGAAGTATTGGCCAAACCTTACCGGGTCAATACGAATAACACCAATGTTGAGCGCCGGAAGAACTACAACACTTCGCTAGCCGTCAACCATTATGGAAAGTATTTTAATTTCACATCGGTATCTTCCTATATCGACTGGCGGGCCTACTACGAGGGCACAGGCGTGGATTATGATTTTAGTCCGCTGAACGCGCTAAGTACCGCCCCTGATCAGCGGCAGCATGTATTTACGCAGGAGGTCCGCTTTACTTCCCCATCTGCCAGCGAAAGCAGGCTGAAATGGGTAGCCGGCGCGTATGGCTTCGTGCAAAATACCCGAATGAATGCGCCGACCTTTTACGGACCGGATTACGCGGTATTCGATCCAGGTGCTGACGCGCCATTCACCATGACCAATATCAGCAGGGGGAACAATAAAGGTTATGCTTTTTTCGGGCAGGCTACCTATGCATTAACGGACAAACTTGACCTGACCGCCGGCATCCGTTATGACCGGGAGAACCGGAAACTGACCCAGCGTACCGACTATCAAAAAGACCCTGCCCCGGTAACGAACTTGACACCTGAGCGCTACTATCTCGCCGGTTTTCATGCCTTTACGCCAAAGGTCGTATTGAGCTATAAATTACAGGACGACATGCTGCTTTATGGCAGTTATGCGCGCGGGTTCCGTGCCGGTGGCCTGAACACCAATGCGGCGGACCCGGCACAGGTACCTTACGAACCGGAAAGTTCGGACAACTACGAGATCGGCTGGAAGAACCGTTTTTTCAACAACAGGCTGAAACTGAATCTGACGGCGTTCTACCTCAAGCAGCATAACCAACAGATCAGCACGGCGATGGACGGCATCAATGCGTTGATCCTGAACGTGGGCGAAATGCACAACAAGGGTTTAGAGCTTGAGGTCACGGCGCTCCCGCTGAAAGGCCTGCAACTTGATTGGAACGCAAGTTATTCGTACGCCCGTTACACCTCGCTTTTACTGTATAGCAACGAGGCGAAAGCGGTGGTCGACTTTAAGGGGGGCCAGCCGATCAATACCCCGCCGGTCAGTTCGATGCTGGCCGCCCAGTACACTTACGATCTCGCAGGTAACAAGTATGGCTTAGCCGTTTTTGCGAGGGCAGAATTCCGTCACCTGGGCAGGTATTACTTTGATTTCATTAACGCCTTAAGCCAGCCTGCTTACAGCTTGTTCAATTTTAAGGCCGGCATATCTGCCAGGCGTTTTGAACTGAACGGCTGGATGCGTAACGCGACCAATGAAAAATATGTGGCTTATGGTTCTTTCGGTTCTTTCCTGCTGGGCAGCCCGAGAACTTATGGCACGACCCTGATCTATAAATTTTAA
- a CDS encoding DJ-1/PfpI family protein has translation MKKIFSGILIAIAVAACHNDQKQAHQAARPAEQAMEPFPEPKVKISTVGILLYDNYAVLDAMGPYHVFSELMGAKVFFVGRHKGLVSTAGMKVQCDTSINEVKQLDILVIPGGLNETYALTKDTVLLNWVRTIDVHSKYTTSVCTGAWILAATGLLKDKAATTHWFGKQVLKEQFGISARDKRYVQSGKYFTSAGVSAGIDMSLAVVKDVMGEKYTQMVMLDLEYDPQPPVKGGNEHNTDQAIVENMRDMYNSAVEPVLYPERTKAKPKIDNPKDPVCGMALSTGYADTLHYHGKLYGFCSAHCKRAFKNAPVSFVRHAR, from the coding sequence ATGAAAAAGATATTTTCAGGCATTCTGATCGCCATTGCGGTCGCGGCCTGCCATAACGATCAAAAACAGGCACATCAGGCGGCACGTCCTGCGGAGCAAGCGATGGAACCGTTCCCGGAGCCTAAAGTGAAGATCAGCACCGTGGGGATCCTGTTGTACGATAATTATGCGGTGCTGGACGCCATGGGACCCTATCATGTTTTCAGTGAACTGATGGGCGCTAAAGTGTTTTTTGTAGGCCGGCATAAAGGGCTGGTCAGCACGGCGGGGATGAAAGTACAGTGTGATACCTCCATCAATGAGGTCAAGCAACTGGACATCCTGGTGATACCCGGCGGACTGAACGAAACGTATGCTTTGACGAAAGATACAGTTCTACTGAATTGGGTCAGGACCATTGATGTCCATTCTAAATATACCACCAGTGTATGTACCGGTGCCTGGATATTGGCAGCAACGGGTCTGTTGAAAGATAAAGCAGCCACGACACATTGGTTCGGCAAACAGGTCCTGAAAGAGCAGTTCGGCATCAGCGCCCGGGATAAGCGCTATGTACAAAGTGGTAAATACTTCACCAGTGCCGGGGTTTCTGCCGGCATCGACATGAGCCTGGCCGTAGTGAAAGACGTGATGGGTGAAAAATACACCCAAATGGTCATGCTGGATCTGGAGTATGATCCGCAGCCACCGGTCAAAGGCGGCAATGAACACAATACCGATCAAGCGATCGTGGAAAACATGCGGGACATGTACAACAGTGCTGTAGAGCCGGTATTGTATCCCGAGCGTACGAAGGCTAAGCCTAAGATAGATAACCCAAAAGACCCGGTGTGCGGCATGGCATTATCGACGGGTTATGCAGACACCTTGCATTACCATGGCAAATTGTATGGCTTCTGCTCTGCACACTGTAAAAGGGCGTTTAAAAATGCCCCCGTTAGCTTTGTGCGACACGCGCGGTAA
- a CDS encoding DUF1345 domain-containing protein, whose product MKFIIDLPKKLLGLDSRARLYISIVVSIILFLTTMNNFVPSAHWMLTWLGFCSTHLLFSWLTITACSADQIRETARKQDTGRAVISVFMLVATSVCFLALAILMSSIKGFGKDGLTGHILLAIASVFGAWLLIHTNFVFRYAHLYYSGSRQHRDTTGGLVFPEEEAPDYFDFTYFSFVIGTTFQVSDVAITSKKIRRVVLLHGLLSFAFNTVIVALSINMVSGIAQQ is encoded by the coding sequence ATGAAATTCATTATTGACCTGCCGAAAAAGCTCCTGGGCCTGGACAGCCGGGCCCGGCTATATATATCCATCGTCGTTTCTATCATCTTGTTCCTGACGACGATGAACAACTTTGTACCATCCGCGCACTGGATGCTTACCTGGCTGGGGTTCTGCTCAACGCATCTTTTGTTCAGCTGGCTGACCATTACAGCCTGCAGTGCGGACCAGATCCGGGAGACCGCACGGAAACAGGACACCGGCCGCGCGGTCATCTCCGTATTTATGCTGGTCGCGACCAGTGTATGTTTCCTTGCACTGGCGATCCTGATGAGCTCGATCAAAGGTTTTGGCAAAGATGGCCTGACGGGTCACATCCTGCTGGCCATCGCTTCGGTATTCGGTGCCTGGCTGCTGATCCATACCAACTTTGTTTTCCGGTACGCGCACCTCTATTATTCAGGCAGCCGCCAACATCGGGATACGACCGGCGGGCTGGTATTTCCAGAGGAAGAAGCCCCTGATTATTTCGATTTTACCTATTTCTCTTTTGTGATCGGTACGACCTTTCAGGTTTCCGATGTGGCCATCACTTCCAAAAAGATCCGGCGGGTCGTATTGCTGCACGGACTGCTCTCTTTCGCGTTCAACACGGTCATCGTGGCGCTCAGCATTAATATGGTATCGGGCATCGCCCAGCAATAA
- a CDS encoding phosphatase PAP2 family protein: MNLIIRGMSCILFLSLPFGIASAQVRPDTAKIDTARSLTVLPDSVKPLKSKFRAFIVPAAFISYGALSFALPPIRQVDHSIHNEMTQHYPNFRSTIDNYLQFAPTVGVYALNFAGVQGKNTFIDRTILLVMSEAIFYAATAGLKAATGRLRPDGSNRYSWPSGHAGNAFTSAEFMAQEFSGRSPWYGVMAYSFATTTAVMRIYNDKHWFSDIIAGAGFGIIATKTAYYIYPAIRKKLFRAKEGKNKALLLPSFRYGTPGILFTATF, encoded by the coding sequence ATGAATTTGATAATTCGTGGGATGTCCTGCATCCTTTTCCTGTCGCTGCCCTTTGGCATCGCGTCCGCACAGGTACGGCCGGATACCGCAAAGATCGATACCGCCCGTAGCCTCACCGTCCTGCCCGATAGTGTAAAACCTTTAAAAAGCAAGTTCAGGGCCTTTATCGTACCGGCGGCCTTTATCAGTTATGGTGCTTTGTCCTTTGCCTTGCCGCCCATCCGGCAGGTGGACCACAGCATCCATAATGAGATGACACAGCATTATCCGAATTTCCGGTCTACCATAGATAATTACCTGCAATTCGCCCCGACCGTGGGTGTCTATGCGCTCAATTTCGCCGGTGTACAGGGCAAGAACACCTTCATTGACCGGACCATATTACTGGTCATGTCAGAAGCGATCTTTTACGCTGCAACAGCCGGGCTCAAAGCCGCGACGGGGCGGCTCCGGCCGGACGGCTCCAACCGGTACTCCTGGCCATCCGGACATGCCGGTAATGCTTTTACCTCCGCGGAATTTATGGCCCAGGAATTTTCCGGGCGATCGCCCTGGTATGGCGTGATGGCTTATTCCTTTGCCACGACCACCGCTGTCATGCGCATTTATAATGACAAGCACTGGTTCAGCGACATCATTGCAGGCGCGGGTTTCGGCATCATCGCCACCAAAACCGCCTATTACATCTATCCGGCTATCCGCAAGAAATTGTTCCGGGCTAAGGAAGGGAAGAACAAGGCCCTGCTGCTGCCATCCTTTCGGTATGGCACTCCCGGTATCCTGTTCACCGCCACATTCTGA